Proteins from a genomic interval of Marinobacter arenosus:
- a CDS encoding patatin-like phospholipase family protein has protein sequence MTAPTDLKSSPRIGLALGGGGPLGGIYEIGALRALDEALDGLDFNDIDVYVGVNGGSFVAANLANQMTTAQLCRIFVRNEAEVHPFHPEVFYRPAFRELGSRLLAVPGLVSTAVQRFINNPYDQSLLEALTILAQAAPAGLFDNEGLHEYLKRAFTMLGRTNDFRQLKRSLYIVAADVESTEAVCFGAPGFDHVPISKAIQASTASPGLYVPVDIDGRYYVDGTLRKGLHASVAFEDGADLVFAVNPQVPIDASAAVRAGTMKPGELTRSGMPNLLSQMFRTMVYSRMQSGIAQYARDYPDKDILLFEPTRDDAKLFFSNVFSFQSRRMVCEHAYQMTRRDLLNRADELEPKLAKYGITLRRDRLEDEQRTISTSLYGEMLPLYVAKGRKKKAEKGKLASGLENVTHLFSKAQ, from the coding sequence ATGACAGCTCCAACCGATCTCAAATCCTCTCCCCGTATAGGGCTTGCCCTGGGCGGCGGCGGACCTTTGGGCGGGATTTACGAGATTGGTGCCCTTCGAGCGTTGGATGAAGCTCTGGACGGTCTCGATTTCAACGACATCGATGTCTACGTTGGGGTGAACGGTGGCTCGTTCGTGGCAGCCAACCTCGCTAACCAGATGACCACCGCCCAGTTGTGCCGCATTTTCGTGCGCAACGAGGCAGAGGTTCACCCATTCCATCCGGAAGTCTTCTACCGACCCGCATTTCGGGAGCTTGGCAGTCGGTTGCTGGCCGTTCCCGGTCTCGTGTCGACAGCGGTCCAGCGATTCATCAACAACCCTTACGATCAGAGTCTTCTTGAGGCACTGACAATCCTTGCCCAGGCGGCACCTGCCGGACTGTTTGATAACGAAGGCCTGCACGAATACCTCAAGCGTGCGTTCACCATGTTGGGGCGTACCAACGATTTCCGCCAATTGAAGCGTAGCCTCTACATTGTTGCAGCCGACGTGGAAAGCACCGAGGCTGTGTGCTTTGGCGCCCCCGGTTTTGATCATGTGCCGATTTCCAAGGCGATCCAGGCGAGTACGGCCTCACCCGGCCTTTACGTACCGGTCGACATCGATGGTCGCTATTACGTCGACGGTACCCTTCGTAAGGGGCTGCACGCCTCGGTAGCCTTCGAAGATGGCGCCGATCTGGTGTTTGCGGTGAACCCTCAGGTGCCGATCGACGCCAGTGCCGCGGTTCGTGCGGGCACCATGAAACCGGGGGAGCTGACACGCTCAGGTATGCCCAACCTTCTGTCCCAGATGTTCCGGACCATGGTTTACTCCCGGATGCAGTCCGGCATTGCCCAGTACGCGCGGGATTACCCGGACAAGGATATCCTGCTGTTTGAGCCCACCCGGGATGACGCCAAGCTGTTCTTCTCCAACGTCTTCAGCTTCCAGTCTCGTCGGATGGTGTGTGAGCACGCCTACCAGATGACGCGCCGGGATCTTCTGAACCGGGCCGATGAACTTGAGCCAAAGCTGGCGAAGTACGGTATTACACTGCGCCGGGATCGTCTTGAGGATGAGCAGCGAACCATCAGCACCAGTCTTTATGGCGAGATGCTCCCGCTGTACGTGGCAAAAGGCCGCAAGAAGAAGGCGGAAAAAGGAAAGCTCGCGTCAGGCCTCGAAAACGTGACACATCTGTTCAGCAAGGCCCAGTAG
- a CDS encoding histidinol-phosphatase, with translation MTLAIFDLDNTLLAGDSDHAWGEFLVEEGIVDAEEYRKANDRFYQEYLDGELDILHYLGFALQPLANHNMDQLLAWRETFMAKKVRPMMQRKATELLDHHRNQGHTLMIITATNRFVTELIADELGIEHLIATEPELVNGRYTGEVAGVPSFQDGKVTRLNDWLAAHDRDLGGAWFYSDSHNDAPLLKAVDNPVAVDPDPTLEALARENGWQIMSLRD, from the coding sequence TTGACGCTCGCAATTTTTGACCTGGACAACACCCTTCTCGCTGGAGACAGCGATCACGCCTGGGGCGAATTCCTTGTTGAGGAAGGCATTGTGGATGCCGAGGAATACCGCAAGGCCAATGATCGGTTTTACCAGGAATATCTTGATGGCGAGCTGGATATTCTGCACTACCTGGGTTTCGCCCTTCAGCCGCTGGCCAATCACAACATGGACCAGCTTCTGGCCTGGCGGGAAACCTTCATGGCCAAAAAAGTCCGCCCCATGATGCAGCGCAAGGCGACCGAGCTTCTGGATCATCACCGAAACCAAGGACATACGCTGATGATTATTACCGCCACCAACCGCTTTGTAACGGAGCTGATCGCTGACGAGCTGGGCATTGAACACCTGATCGCCACGGAACCGGAGCTGGTCAACGGCCGCTACACCGGGGAAGTTGCCGGGGTACCCAGCTTTCAGGACGGTAAAGTGACGCGGCTGAATGACTGGCTGGCGGCCCATGACCGGGATCTGGGTGGAGCCTGGTTTTACAGCGACTCCCATAACGATGCGCCGCTACTGAAAGCCGTGGACAACCCTGTCGCCGTGGATCCGGACCCCACGCTGGAGGCCCTGGCCCGGGAGAACGGCTGGCAGATCATGTCGTTGCGGGACTGA
- the hslU gene encoding HslU--HslV peptidase ATPase subunit: protein MSAMTPREIVHELDKHIVGQEEAKRAVAIALRNRWRRMQLDSSLRDEITPKNILMIGPTGVGKTEIARRLAKLADAPFLKVEATKFTEVGYVGRDVESIIRDLADMAIKMLREQEMKRHEHRALDAAEERILDALLPPARDFREDSERSGDSSTRQLFRKKLREGELDDKEIEIDLSSSGAGVEIMAPPGMEEMTSQLQSMFSNLSSDKRKTRKMKVSDALRRVKDEEAAKLVNEEEIKQKAIQVVEQNGIVFIDEIDKVAKRSENASSDVSREGVQRDLLPLIEGSTVSTKYGSIRTDHILFIASGAFHLSKPSDLIPELQGRLPIRVELEALSPEDFKRILTEPDASLVQQYEALMATEGVTLTFGEGAIARIAEVAWKVNETTENIGARRLHTVLERLLESLSFEAGDQVRDGFEVSAAYVDEKLGALAEDEDLSRYIL, encoded by the coding sequence ATGTCTGCAATGACTCCCCGTGAGATTGTCCACGAACTTGATAAACACATCGTGGGTCAGGAAGAAGCCAAGCGGGCGGTGGCTATCGCCCTGAGAAATCGCTGGCGCCGTATGCAGCTGGACAGCAGCCTGCGCGACGAGATTACGCCCAAGAATATTTTGATGATCGGCCCGACGGGCGTCGGCAAAACCGAGATCGCTCGACGGCTGGCAAAGCTCGCCGATGCGCCGTTCCTTAAGGTGGAAGCCACCAAGTTTACCGAAGTTGGCTACGTTGGCCGCGACGTGGAATCGATCATCCGGGATCTGGCCGACATGGCCATCAAGATGCTGCGCGAGCAGGAAATGAAACGTCATGAGCACCGGGCTCTCGATGCCGCTGAGGAGCGCATTCTGGATGCCCTTCTTCCTCCCGCCCGGGACTTCCGGGAAGACAGTGAGCGCAGTGGCGACTCGTCCACCCGTCAGCTGTTCCGAAAGAAATTGCGCGAGGGTGAACTCGATGACAAGGAAATAGAGATCGATCTCAGCAGCAGCGGCGCCGGTGTCGAGATCATGGCCCCCCCGGGCATGGAAGAAATGACCAGTCAACTTCAGAGCATGTTCTCCAACCTGTCCTCCGATAAACGCAAAACCCGAAAAATGAAGGTAAGCGATGCCCTGAGGCGGGTGAAGGACGAGGAAGCCGCGAAACTGGTCAACGAAGAAGAGATCAAACAAAAGGCCATTCAGGTGGTCGAACAGAACGGAATCGTCTTCATTGACGAGATCGACAAGGTGGCCAAACGCTCGGAAAACGCTTCCTCCGACGTGTCCCGTGAAGGTGTTCAACGGGATCTGCTCCCACTGATCGAGGGCAGCACCGTCAGCACCAAGTATGGCTCGATACGCACGGACCACATTCTGTTTATCGCATCCGGTGCGTTTCACTTGTCGAAGCCGTCTGACCTGATTCCGGAGCTTCAGGGCCGGTTGCCGATCCGGGTCGAGCTTGAGGCGCTCTCACCTGAGGACTTCAAGCGTATCCTGACTGAGCCCGACGCATCCCTGGTACAGCAGTACGAAGCCCTGATGGCAACCGAAGGCGTAACACTGACCTTTGGCGAGGGCGCCATTGCCCGAATCGCGGAAGTGGCGTGGAAGGTCAATGAAACCACCGAGAATATTGGTGCCCGGCGGTTGCACACGGTGCTTGAGCGCTTGCTGGAAAGCCTTTCGTTCGAGGCGGGTGATCAGGTACGCGACGGTTTTGAAGTGTCTGCCGCCTATGTAGACGAAAAGCTGGGAGCGCTGGCCGAAGACGAGGACCTCAGCCGCTACATCCTGTAA
- the ptsP gene encoding phosphoenolpyruvate--protein phosphotransferase, which yields MLSILRSLVQEVNSARDLQEALDVIVSRVQKAMGTEVCSVYLLDPATNRYILMATEGLYREAVGKVSLAYSEGLVGLVGSREEPINLEDAPSHPRYRYFPETGEERFRSFLGVPIIHHRRVLGVLVVQQRESSRCFDEGEEAFLVTVSAQLAGVIAHSEATGAISGLSLTGEEARDVSFSGVPGAPGVAIGAGVVVYPAADLDVVPEKPTEDIEQELELFREAVKAVREDIERVAKRLASQLRPEEQALFDVYLRMLGDEALPGEVANQIRQGVWAQGALKQVVQQYVRHFEMMDDHYLQERAVDVRDLGRRLLSHLQEGEQRHLEYPERTVLVSEELTPAMLGEVPKGQLVGLVSVKGSSNSHVAILARAMGVPTVMGLVDIPVNQLDGKELVVDGFEGQIFASPSDDLRAFYQAICDEEDELIRGLEALRDKPCETTDHHRVSLLVNTGLMTDVVRSLSHGAEGIGLYRTEVPFMIKDRFPSEQEQREYYREQLEAFAPNPVTMRTLDIGGDKSLTYFPIQEENPFLGWRGIRVTLDHPEIFLVQVRAMLKASEGLNNLQIMLPMISNISEVEESLHLIYRVYHEVREEGYDIHMPKVGVMVEIPAAVYQIRELADRVDFLSVGSNDLTQYLLAVDRNNPRVAQLYHSYHPAVLQALVRIAQDAHVVGKPVGICGELAGDPGGALLLMAMGYDSLSMNAASLPKVKSVIRSISREWAVQLLEDVLLLDSPHVIKSCVDLALRNAGFGRYLRPGKSTTIAFAEKALS from the coding sequence ATGCTGAGCATACTGCGAAGTCTTGTACAAGAGGTGAACAGCGCCCGCGATTTGCAGGAGGCGCTGGACGTCATTGTCTCGCGTGTGCAGAAGGCCATGGGAACCGAGGTCTGTTCGGTCTATCTTCTGGATCCGGCGACCAACCGCTACATTCTGATGGCCACCGAGGGCCTCTACCGAGAGGCCGTGGGCAAGGTCAGCCTGGCCTACTCCGAGGGCCTGGTTGGTCTCGTCGGTTCTCGAGAGGAGCCGATCAACCTCGAAGATGCGCCGTCCCACCCCCGTTATCGCTATTTCCCCGAAACCGGTGAAGAACGCTTCCGGTCATTCCTTGGTGTTCCCATTATTCACCACCGCCGGGTGCTCGGCGTCCTGGTCGTGCAGCAACGAGAAAGCTCCCGTTGTTTCGACGAGGGCGAGGAAGCGTTTCTGGTCACGGTCTCCGCGCAGCTGGCGGGGGTTATTGCCCACAGTGAAGCAACTGGGGCTATCAGCGGGCTTTCATTGACCGGCGAAGAGGCCCGGGACGTCAGCTTTAGCGGTGTGCCAGGCGCTCCGGGCGTGGCGATTGGTGCGGGAGTTGTGGTTTACCCGGCTGCCGATCTTGATGTGGTGCCGGAAAAGCCCACCGAGGACATCGAACAGGAACTTGAGCTTTTCCGCGAGGCTGTGAAGGCGGTGCGCGAAGACATCGAGCGGGTTGCCAAGCGGCTGGCTTCGCAGTTGCGCCCCGAGGAACAGGCCCTGTTCGATGTCTATCTGAGAATGCTGGGCGACGAGGCCCTGCCCGGGGAAGTGGCCAACCAGATTCGGCAAGGCGTCTGGGCCCAGGGCGCGCTGAAGCAGGTCGTGCAGCAGTACGTTCGCCATTTCGAGATGATGGACGACCACTATCTGCAGGAGCGTGCGGTCGACGTGCGTGACCTTGGCCGCCGTCTGCTCTCGCACCTTCAGGAGGGCGAGCAGCGCCACCTCGAGTATCCCGAACGCACGGTTCTGGTCAGTGAAGAACTGACCCCGGCGATGCTGGGAGAGGTGCCGAAGGGGCAGCTTGTCGGTTTGGTGTCCGTGAAGGGGTCCAGTAACTCCCACGTCGCCATTCTGGCCCGCGCCATGGGCGTGCCTACGGTTATGGGTCTGGTTGATATCCCGGTCAACCAGCTTGATGGCAAGGAGTTGGTGGTCGATGGCTTCGAGGGGCAGATATTTGCGTCTCCTTCGGATGACCTGAGGGCCTTCTACCAGGCGATATGCGACGAGGAAGACGAGCTCATTCGCGGTCTCGAAGCGCTCCGGGACAAGCCCTGCGAGACCACCGACCATCATCGCGTGTCGCTTCTGGTGAATACCGGGCTGATGACGGATGTCGTCCGTTCCCTGTCTCACGGTGCCGAGGGCATTGGTCTATATCGAACGGAAGTGCCGTTCATGATCAAGGACCGGTTCCCGTCCGAGCAGGAGCAGCGTGAGTACTATCGGGAACAGTTAGAGGCATTCGCGCCCAACCCGGTCACGATGAGGACGCTCGATATTGGGGGCGACAAATCGCTGACCTATTTCCCCATCCAGGAGGAAAACCCCTTCCTGGGCTGGCGGGGCATTCGGGTTACCCTGGATCACCCGGAAATTTTCCTTGTTCAGGTGCGGGCCATGCTCAAGGCCAGCGAGGGCCTGAATAATCTCCAGATCATGCTGCCGATGATCAGCAACATCTCGGAAGTCGAGGAATCCCTGCACCTGATTTACCGGGTGTATCACGAGGTTCGCGAAGAAGGCTACGATATTCACATGCCCAAGGTGGGTGTGATGGTGGAGATACCCGCAGCGGTGTATCAGATTCGCGAGCTGGCGGACCGGGTCGACTTTCTGTCAGTGGGCTCCAACGATCTCACCCAGTACCTGCTGGCGGTTGACCGGAACAACCCGAGAGTTGCCCAGCTTTACCACTCGTACCATCCCGCTGTACTTCAGGCCCTGGTCCGGATTGCCCAGGATGCCCATGTCGTGGGCAAGCCGGTGGGAATTTGCGGCGAACTGGCCGGCGATCCGGGTGGCGCGTTGCTGCTGATGGCGATGGGTTACGATTCCTTGTCCATGAACGCGGCCAGCCTGCCGAAAGTGAAGTCGGTGATTCGCAGCATCAGCCGCGAATGGGCCGTGCAGTTACTTGAGGATGTCCTGCTGCTGGACTCTCCCCATGTGATCAAGAGTTGCGTTGACCTCGCGCTGCGCAATGCGGGCTTTGGCCGTTATTTGCGCCCGGGCAAATCAACAACCATTGCCTTTGCCGAAAAGGCCCTTTCCTGA
- a CDS encoding RNA pyrophosphohydrolase translates to MIDSDGFRPNVGIILANHRGEVLWARRIGQDSWQFPQGGIKHEESPEEALFRELGEEIGLGASDVEIISCTRGWLRYRLPRRMVRHNSHPVCVGQKQKWFLLRMLSPDAQVCVDGTDSPEFDGWQWVSYWYPLGQVVSFKREVYRRALRELAPRLFYNMEQWQRSEQARRFKEHQK, encoded by the coding sequence GTGATTGATTCAGACGGTTTCAGACCCAACGTCGGAATCATTCTGGCCAACCACAGGGGCGAAGTTCTCTGGGCGAGGCGAATTGGGCAGGACTCCTGGCAGTTTCCGCAAGGTGGTATCAAACACGAGGAATCACCGGAAGAGGCATTGTTTCGGGAGCTTGGCGAGGAAATCGGTCTGGGCGCCAGCGATGTGGAGATCATCAGCTGCACCCGGGGCTGGCTCAGGTACCGGCTTCCCAGGAGGATGGTGCGCCATAATTCCCACCCGGTTTGCGTGGGCCAAAAACAGAAATGGTTCCTGCTGAGGATGCTGTCGCCGGACGCGCAGGTGTGCGTCGATGGTACTGATTCGCCGGAGTTTGACGGTTGGCAGTGGGTGAGTTACTGGTACCCACTTGGCCAGGTAGTCTCGTTTAAACGGGAAGTATATCGACGTGCGCTGAGAGAGCTCGCACCGCGACTGTTCTATAACATGGAACAGTGGCAGCGCAGCGAGCAGGCCCGGCGCTTCAAGGAACACCAGAAATGA
- the argS gene encoding arginine--tRNA ligase → MKETVSDLLQTALAALQSEGTLPADQAFTPQVGNTKDKSHGDYACNIALVAAKAAGCPPRKLAEALIERLPESEAVQKVEIAGPGFINFFMSTASAFEVVNTILDQADQFGRNNRGQGEKVQVEFVSANPTGPLHVGHGRGAAIGDCLCRLLEANGYSVTREFYYNDAGAQINNLALSVQSRVRGLTPDDDSWPADGYRGDYIIDVANAYLAGETVTADDREVTAKADPDDQDAIREFAVAYLRREQDLDLKAFGVHFDVYFLESSLYEDGKVEAAVSRLRDNGYTYEQDGAMWLKTTEFGDDKDRVMRKKDGGYTYFLPDVAYHLDKWQRGFSTVINEQGADHHSTVTRVRAGLQALNAGIPVGWPDYVLHQMVMVTRSGQEVKISKRAGSYVTVRDLIDEVGRDATRFFLAARRVDSQLTFDIDLARSQTNENPVYYIQYAHARICSVLRKMAAEGIERGRNQCVGDLSLLTLDEEKELANQLAKYPELIANSAAQREPHHLTHYLRDLAGQFHTYYNAHKVLIEDAAVRDARVSLYLAIRQVIANGLDLLGVSAPEEM, encoded by the coding sequence ATGAAAGAGACCGTTTCCGATCTGCTCCAGACCGCGCTGGCCGCCCTTCAGTCCGAGGGCACCTTGCCCGCCGACCAGGCGTTCACACCGCAAGTAGGCAACACCAAGGACAAATCCCACGGCGACTACGCCTGCAATATTGCCCTGGTGGCGGCAAAGGCTGCGGGTTGTCCACCCCGGAAACTGGCTGAGGCACTGATCGAGAGACTGCCAGAGAGCGAAGCCGTCCAGAAAGTGGAGATTGCCGGCCCCGGATTCATCAATTTCTTCATGAGCACCGCCAGCGCTTTCGAGGTCGTGAACACCATCCTGGATCAGGCGGATCAGTTTGGCCGGAACAACCGTGGCCAGGGTGAAAAAGTCCAGGTGGAGTTTGTCTCTGCCAACCCGACCGGCCCGCTGCATGTGGGGCACGGCCGTGGTGCTGCGATCGGTGACTGCCTCTGCCGGCTGTTGGAAGCGAACGGCTACTCGGTGACCCGGGAGTTCTACTACAACGACGCCGGTGCCCAGATCAACAACCTTGCGCTGTCGGTGCAATCCCGGGTCCGGGGACTGACCCCGGACGATGACAGCTGGCCAGCTGATGGCTATCGCGGCGACTACATCATTGACGTGGCAAACGCCTACCTGGCCGGCGAAACCGTCACTGCCGATGACCGCGAGGTAACGGCCAAGGCCGACCCAGACGATCAGGATGCGATTCGCGAGTTTGCGGTCGCTTATCTGCGCCGGGAGCAGGATCTGGACCTGAAAGCGTTTGGCGTGCATTTTGACGTTTACTTCCTGGAGTCCTCCCTGTACGAGGACGGGAAAGTGGAAGCTGCGGTAAGTCGCCTGCGGGACAACGGTTACACCTACGAGCAGGACGGCGCCATGTGGTTGAAGACCACCGAATTTGGCGACGACAAGGACCGGGTGATGCGGAAGAAGGATGGAGGTTACACCTACTTCCTGCCGGACGTCGCCTATCATCTCGACAAGTGGCAGCGCGGCTTCAGCACGGTTATCAACGAGCAGGGTGCGGACCACCACTCCACGGTCACCCGCGTCCGGGCCGGGCTACAGGCACTCAATGCCGGCATTCCAGTAGGTTGGCCGGATTACGTGCTGCACCAGATGGTCATGGTGACCCGATCCGGCCAGGAAGTGAAAATCTCCAAGCGTGCCGGCAGCTACGTCACCGTACGGGACCTGATCGACGAAGTCGGTCGGGACGCAACCCGGTTTTTCCTTGCCGCCCGGCGTGTCGACTCGCAATTGACTTTCGATATCGATCTGGCGCGCTCCCAGACCAATGAAAATCCGGTGTATTACATCCAGTATGCTCACGCCCGCATCTGCAGTGTTCTGCGAAAAATGGCGGCGGAAGGCATTGAGCGGGGGCGCAACCAGTGCGTCGGTGACCTGTCACTGCTGACCCTTGATGAGGAAAAGGAGCTGGCCAACCAGCTCGCCAAGTATCCGGAGCTGATTGCCAACTCTGCGGCGCAACGGGAACCGCATCACCTGACCCACTATTTGCGGGACCTGGCGGGCCAGTTCCATACTTATTACAACGCTCACAAGGTTCTCATTGAGGATGCGGCCGTTCGAGACGCCCGCGTAAGCCTTTACCTGGCCATTCGCCAGGTAATCGCCAATGGGCTCGACCTGCTCGGCGTCAGCGCACCGGAAGAGATGTAA
- a CDS encoding class I SAM-dependent rRNA methyltransferase, with the protein MNFPVLYLRKGAERRLRAGHLWVYSNEVDTRRSPLAGFEAGTQAELKASNEKSLGTVFVNPHALICGRLISRDSSHGMTPKRLSQRLEAALALRDRLFDKPFYRWVFGDSDGLSGLVIDRFDDTVVVQISTAGMELLKDTIVRSVQRLAHPKAIILKNDGKMRKVEGLDVYVEQVHGAEISLLEVEENGVRFEVPLEGGQKTGWFYDHRMNRQRLQAYAPGKRVLDVFSYVGGWGIQAACAGASQVTCVDSSSAAIDSVHHNARLNGLENVETLEGDAFEALKALCEEKEKYDVVVLDPPALIPRRRDQKAGEQAYARLNQLGLRLLERDGILVSASCSMHLSQDKLTDIIRSSGRKIDRFVQLLEQGHQAPDHPVIPGIPETDYIKSCFVRSLTSFF; encoded by the coding sequence ATGAATTTTCCGGTTCTGTATCTTCGAAAAGGCGCCGAGCGCAGGCTCCGGGCCGGTCACCTGTGGGTGTACAGCAATGAGGTCGATACCCGTCGATCACCGCTGGCCGGGTTCGAAGCGGGCACTCAGGCCGAGCTGAAAGCCTCCAATGAGAAGTCACTGGGAACCGTATTCGTCAATCCCCATGCTCTGATCTGTGGCCGGTTGATCAGTCGGGATAGCAGTCACGGTATGACGCCGAAGCGGTTGAGTCAGCGTCTCGAGGCCGCGCTGGCGCTGCGGGATCGGTTGTTCGACAAGCCATTTTATCGGTGGGTTTTCGGCGACAGTGACGGGCTCTCCGGGCTGGTGATTGATCGCTTCGACGATACGGTCGTCGTGCAGATCTCCACCGCCGGCATGGAGTTGCTGAAAGACACCATTGTGCGGTCGGTTCAGCGTCTGGCGCACCCCAAGGCCATTATCCTTAAAAACGATGGCAAGATGCGCAAGGTGGAGGGGCTCGATGTCTACGTGGAGCAGGTCCACGGCGCGGAAATTTCCCTGCTTGAGGTGGAAGAGAATGGGGTGCGATTCGAGGTGCCTCTGGAAGGCGGTCAGAAAACCGGTTGGTTTTACGATCATCGGATGAACCGTCAGCGCCTGCAGGCCTATGCGCCTGGCAAGCGGGTTCTGGATGTCTTCAGTTACGTCGGTGGTTGGGGTATTCAGGCCGCCTGTGCCGGTGCATCCCAGGTTACCTGTGTGGACAGTTCCTCGGCCGCCATCGACTCGGTGCATCACAACGCCCGATTGAACGGCCTGGAGAATGTGGAGACCCTGGAAGGGGATGCGTTTGAGGCCTTGAAAGCGCTGTGTGAGGAAAAAGAGAAATACGACGTTGTTGTGCTGGATCCGCCGGCACTGATTCCCCGGCGCCGGGATCAGAAGGCGGGCGAGCAGGCCTACGCGCGGCTCAACCAGTTAGGCCTCAGGTTGCTGGAGCGCGACGGAATTCTGGTCTCGGCGTCGTGCTCCATGCACCTGTCCCAGGACAAGCTGACCGACATCATTCGCAGCAGCGGCCGCAAGATCGACCGTTTCGTGCAGTTGCTGGAGCAGGGGCATCAGGCCCCCGATCACCCGGTTATCCCGGGGATTCCGGAGACCGACTACATCAAATCCTGCTTTGTGCGGTCCCTGACCAGCTTCTTCTGA
- the hslV gene encoding ATP-dependent protease subunit HslV has product MTTILSVRRDDEVAMGGDGQVSLGNTVMKGNARKVRRLYNGKVVAGFAGGTADAFTLFERFEAQLEKHQGNLTRAAVELAKDWRTDRALRRLEALLAVADKTASLIITGNGDVIEPEQGLIAIGSGGPFAQASARALLENTELSAHEIVEKGLDIAADICIYTNHHRTLEVLSTNE; this is encoded by the coding sequence ATGACTACCATACTTTCGGTCCGCCGCGATGATGAAGTTGCCATGGGTGGCGACGGCCAGGTTTCCCTGGGTAACACGGTTATGAAGGGCAACGCCCGAAAGGTTCGCCGCCTGTACAACGGCAAGGTGGTTGCCGGCTTCGCCGGTGGCACCGCCGATGCGTTCACCCTCTTTGAGCGATTCGAGGCCCAGCTGGAAAAGCATCAGGGCAACCTGACCCGGGCTGCAGTGGAGCTGGCAAAGGACTGGCGAACGGACCGGGCCTTGCGCCGGCTCGAAGCCCTGCTTGCGGTGGCCGATAAAACCGCCTCGCTGATTATTACCGGCAATGGCGACGTTATTGAGCCAGAGCAAGGGCTTATTGCGATCGGTTCCGGCGGCCCCTTCGCCCAGGCGTCTGCCAGAGCCCTGCTGGAAAACACCGAACTGTCCGCCCACGAAATTGTGGAAAAGGGCCTGGATATAGCAGCTGACATCTGCATCTACACCAACCACCATCGCACCCTCGAAGTGCTGTCCACCAACGAGTGA
- a CDS encoding SPOR domain-containing protein has product MSRDYARKNRSASPSATPKKRQSKASHGPKKRTGTATPARSQHGGLSVKWIFSLAAVGGFIGFIVYLNSLPAGSRPQPAPLPATQTESNQPQTTAKTVDKKPGFRFYEMLPESEVVPPKVDEYTPGPAKQDFSYLVQSGSFRNKGDAERQRAEIAFQGLRATVQRIDLDSGTIWYRVNVGPFTSRSQMNSAIDKLVSINIQPLVRKIPKEG; this is encoded by the coding sequence ATGTCCCGAGATTACGCCCGAAAGAACCGCTCGGCCTCGCCTTCCGCGACGCCGAAGAAAAGACAGAGCAAGGCGTCGCACGGCCCGAAAAAGCGGACCGGAACGGCGACGCCTGCACGGTCCCAGCACGGCGGCCTGTCGGTGAAATGGATCTTCTCACTGGCAGCCGTAGGCGGTTTCATTGGCTTCATTGTTTATCTGAACTCCCTTCCAGCCGGAAGCAGACCTCAGCCGGCGCCGCTGCCGGCCACCCAGACGGAAAGCAATCAACCCCAGACCACGGCCAAGACCGTGGACAAAAAGCCCGGATTCCGCTTCTACGAAATGCTCCCGGAATCCGAAGTCGTGCCACCCAAGGTTGACGAGTACACCCCGGGTCCCGCAAAACAGGATTTTAGTTACCTCGTGCAGTCCGGCTCCTTTCGCAACAAGGGTGACGCCGAGCGACAACGAGCCGAGATCGCCTTCCAGGGCCTGCGCGCGACCGTGCAACGCATCGACCTGGACAGCGGAACCATCTGGTACCGCGTCAACGTGGGCCCCTTCACCTCGCGAAGCCAGATGAATTCGGCGATCGACAAGCTGGTATCCATCAACATCCAGCCCCTGGTTCGGAAAATTCCGAAGGAAGGCTAG